In a genomic window of Mageeibacillus indolicus UPII9-5:
- a CDS encoding RsmD family RNA methyltransferase: MPRVISGMARSIQLVCPKGRTTRPSADKTKEGIFNVLQARLSFAGLHVLDLFAGSGQLAIEALSRGAARATLVDRSNEARQAQIINLQKTHLTELADIYTTSVAGFLNQAAVRSEKFDLILMDPPYADLATFWQKNAAVLSSILSPGGILAVEGGKETELDKVVTDLQLFKHCHYGSAMVVFYMKNIIST, encoded by the coding sequence ATGCCGCGAGTAATTTCCGGAATGGCACGAAGCATACAACTGGTTTGCCCGAAAGGCCGCACGACCCGCCCCAGTGCCGACAAAACCAAAGAAGGAATTTTTAATGTTTTACAGGCGCGGCTCAGTTTCGCTGGCCTGCATGTATTGGATTTGTTTGCCGGCAGCGGCCAACTGGCCATTGAGGCGTTGAGTCGCGGCGCAGCACGGGCCACCTTGGTTGACCGTTCAAACGAGGCCCGCCAAGCTCAGATAATCAATTTGCAAAAGACACATTTAACGGAACTTGCTGATATATATACAACTTCAGTCGCCGGCTTTTTGAATCAGGCAGCGGTGCGAAGCGAAAAATTCGACCTTATTCTCATGGATCCGCCGTATGCGGACTTGGCGACATTTTGGCAAAAAAACGCCGCCGTTTTGAGCTCGATTTTGTCGCCGGGCGGAATTTTGGCGGTTGAAGGCGGTAAGGAAACAGAATTGGACAAAGTTGTAACTGATTTGCAATTGTTTAAACATTGTCACTACGGCTCAGCAATGGTAGTATTCTATATGAAAAATATTATCTCTACGTAG
- a CDS encoding endonuclease III domain-containing protein codes for MKSNKVACVTIPARVDEETRGVEPEPVGTTSAVKNAKMTGEMAPALDIAVLKQRAAAVWERLVAVYGKTECTLDAKDDAWQLLVAAILAAQCTDARVNLVTPGLFAAFPTPRDFAAATPAAIEPYISSCGLFHNKAKAIFGAAVKLESDFAGCVPQTEAELLSLPGVGRKIANLILGEVFGQPAIVVDTHCGRLSRLLGFTTAKDPVKVEKDLRKILPKSHWIGWGHYMVEHGRKICSARRPACQNCFLNDLCAYNLKLSND; via the coding sequence ATGAAAAGCAATAAAGTGGCATGCGTAACTATACCTGCAAGAGTGGATGAGGAAACAAGAGGCGTTGAGCCGGAGCCGGTTGGCACAACCTCTGCGGTAAAAAACGCCAAAATGACAGGTGAGATGGCTCCTGCCCTTGATATAGCCGTGCTTAAACAACGAGCGGCTGCGGTTTGGGAGCGGTTGGTCGCCGTTTACGGCAAGACGGAATGCACCCTAGATGCCAAAGACGATGCTTGGCAATTGCTGGTTGCCGCAATTTTGGCCGCTCAATGTACAGATGCTAGAGTCAATCTGGTAACCCCGGGTTTATTTGCCGCTTTCCCTACGCCACGCGATTTTGCCGCCGCCACCCCGGCAGCCATTGAACCATATATCAGCAGTTGTGGATTGTTCCATAATAAAGCAAAAGCGATTTTCGGTGCGGCGGTAAAGCTGGAAAGTGATTTTGCCGGCTGTGTTCCGCAAACTGAGGCTGAATTGCTCAGCCTTCCCGGCGTTGGACGCAAAATTGCCAATCTCATTTTGGGTGAAGTGTTCGGCCAACCGGCGATAGTTGTCGATACACATTGCGGCCGCTTGAGTCGCCTCCTTGGCTTTACGACGGCAAAAGATCCGGTCAAAGTTGAAAAGGATTTGCGAAAAATTTTGCCGAAATCGCATTGGATAGGTTGGGGGCATTACATGGTGGAACATGGCAGAAAAATTTGTTCGGCGCGGCGGCCGGCCTGTCAAAATTGTTTCTTGAACGATTTATGTGCATATAATCTTAAACTAAGTAACGATTGA
- the ftsZ gene encoding cell division protein FtsZ produces the protein MKGEFPLAEQKKENKVYVAPESVYVNGYDSPAIEGLAKIKVVGVGGGGCNAVQRMIMSGVQGVEFIAINTDAQALALNSAETRLKIGEKVTRGLGAGADPEKGAMAANESRDELAGLVQDSDMVFVTAGMGGGTGTGAAPVVAGIARQMGILTVGVVSKPFTFEGAVRERNAINGIQELEKNVDALLIVPNDKLLDMDNGDMTVSDAFAHADEVLTYGVAGISDLITVPGVINLDMADVRRVLLDAGICHMGIGRGSGENRASVAVDRAIHSPLLDTTIDGAHRVIINLAGNFKMKELQMAANLIKDAAAPDAEIILGTAQSDALGDDEVMITVIASGFDRITPERGPVRTGMADFMRGGTANARSGENSNNFLGSLNRENAAGTNNAGTSRTMPQRPVTPDLGRTNLEPNVGTHSTYTPLVPENEQPRGVLNRPYSSNSTGWARPQGNMPDRRTPRPSSRDSGPRKGGILPWLFNENDDNLE, from the coding sequence ATGAAAGGGGAGTTTCCGTTGGCTGAACAAAAAAAAGAAAATAAAGTGTATGTTGCACCTGAGAGTGTATATGTAAATGGCTATGATTCGCCGGCAATTGAAGGCTTGGCGAAAATAAAGGTAGTAGGTGTAGGTGGCGGCGGTTGTAACGCTGTTCAACGGATGATCATGTCCGGAGTACAAGGCGTGGAATTTATTGCGATTAACACTGATGCCCAGGCTCTAGCTCTGAATAGCGCGGAAACCAGATTAAAAATTGGCGAGAAAGTGACCCGCGGTTTAGGCGCGGGGGCGGATCCGGAGAAAGGAGCTATGGCCGCCAATGAATCACGCGATGAACTGGCAGGCTTGGTTCAAGACTCCGACATGGTTTTTGTTACAGCCGGTATGGGCGGCGGAACCGGTACGGGTGCTGCCCCGGTAGTTGCCGGTATTGCTCGCCAAATGGGCATTTTGACTGTCGGCGTTGTTTCTAAACCCTTTACTTTTGAAGGGGCGGTGCGTGAACGCAACGCAATCAACGGTATACAAGAACTGGAAAAAAATGTTGACGCTCTGCTGATAGTTCCTAATGATAAACTGCTGGATATGGATAACGGCGATATGACTGTATCTGATGCTTTTGCCCATGCCGATGAAGTTTTAACTTACGGCGTGGCTGGAATTTCAGATCTGATCACGGTCCCCGGCGTTATCAACTTGGATATGGCCGATGTGAGACGCGTACTTTTGGATGCTGGCATCTGCCACATGGGTATCGGTCGTGGTAGCGGCGAAAATCGCGCCAGTGTCGCGGTAGACCGGGCAATCCACAGCCCGTTACTGGATACGACGATTGACGGTGCGCACCGAGTTATCATTAATCTGGCCGGCAACTTTAAGATGAAAGAACTGCAAATGGCCGCCAATCTGATTAAAGATGCGGCAGCCCCTGATGCGGAAATCATTCTCGGAACTGCCCAGAGTGATGCCCTCGGCGATGACGAAGTTATGATCACAGTAATCGCTTCCGGTTTTGACCGGATAACCCCTGAGCGCGGCCCGGTGAGAACCGGAATGGCGGACTTTATGCGCGGCGGCACGGCAAACGCCCGCTCCGGTGAAAATTCAAACAATTTTCTCGGCTCCTTGAACCGTGAAAACGCGGCAGGAACCAATAACGCCGGCACTTCGCGGACTATGCCGCAAAGACCAGTCACGCCCGACCTTGGCAGAACAAATCTTGAGCCGAATGTCGGAACGCATTCAACCTACACCCCTTTAGTGCCGGAGAATGAACAACCGCGCGGCGTGCTGAATCGCCCGTACAGTAGCAATTCCACCGGTTGGGCAAGACCGCAGGGAAATATGCCGGACAGAAGAACACCAAGACCGTCTTCCCGTGATTCTGGCCCACGCAAGGGCGGTATTTTGCCGTGGTTGTTTAATGAAAACGACGATAATTTGGAATAA
- a CDS encoding response regulator transcription factor, with the protein MKKVLVVDDDRNICELVQLYFEKDGFQVKTVNDGEMALEEIDKYNPNVVILDLMLPGKDGYEVCREIRKTSNVPILMLTARGDTLDKIVGLELGADDYISKPFDPKELVVRAKTVLRRTEAACPEAKAIDNDDHPAEQITHKDLVIDKSSYTVTFHGTRIDMPPKELELLYFLASHPNRVFNREQLLGQVWGYDFYGESRTVDVHIKRVREKIDDIGEHPSWDIKTVWGVGYKFEVTGE; encoded by the coding sequence ATGAAAAAGGTTTTAGTAGTAGATGATGATCGCAATATTTGCGAACTTGTACAGTTGTATTTTGAAAAAGACGGCTTTCAGGTAAAGACGGTAAACGATGGTGAAATGGCGTTGGAGGAGATTGACAAATACAATCCTAACGTTGTTATTCTGGACTTGATGTTGCCGGGAAAAGACGGCTATGAAGTATGTCGGGAAATTCGCAAAACCTCCAATGTCCCCATTTTGATGTTGACAGCCCGCGGCGACACTTTGGACAAGATTGTCGGATTAGAATTAGGCGCGGATGACTATATCTCTAAACCTTTTGACCCAAAAGAACTGGTGGTGCGGGCTAAGACCGTGTTGCGCCGTACTGAAGCAGCTTGTCCCGAAGCTAAGGCTATTGACAATGATGACCACCCGGCCGAACAAATTACGCACAAAGACCTCGTAATTGACAAGAGTAGTTACACGGTAACTTTCCACGGCACGCGTATCGACATGCCGCCTAAAGAACTTGAATTATTATATTTTCTCGCAAGCCATCCAAACCGTGTTTTTAACCGGGAACAACTTTTAGGGCAGGTCTGGGGCTATGATTTCTATGGCGAATCTCGCACGGTAGATGTACATATTAAACGTGTGCGGGAAAAGATTGATGATATTGGGGAACATCCGAGCTGGGATATTAAAACGGTCTGGGGTGTAGGCTATAAATTTGAAGTTACTGGAGAGTAG
- a CDS encoding sensor histidine kinase gives MAKKGRRHSIYKSTALAAFASVMVAFGILSFVYYGIMNDRVSRLQSSRVYTLATTLRDEIEKVYSENTSRLTLNDRIDLLAKSSHAIIWLVRSDGIIIHASELPTKVIANCQNLGGGLYQLPDKYIGSNISSRDGVVLQNSEYTKLFSSKGLEWITAMLPVSNDHDTSTAQAILQVHLPSLDQYNLHWFLTNGFGIAFLVALIISVALTLILMNYLTLPLEALVDAANKVMLGDYSVRVCYSDMDTFDTLDNAGSEGDDVMKLMLTFNAMVARLEAVSGEQRDMISCISHDMKTPLTSIIGFTEGILDGTIPYGRQEKYLRIIQQEALRLKNLLADMNQEVLIENSVSNNFNDFDINAVFVRTINSLENQLREKNLSVEMQLEGKNEAPLFVTGDVEQISRVVYNLISNATKFCRNNDLVRVSTAYPEGAMFVTCTVEDSGPGVPPDKRNQVFARFYKLDKSRGNREGSGLGLYICRKILAKHGQQIYVTQSNDLGGAKFVFTLPAAGDQQHIKDDKAKTSRRLFFSRHDGFSTDAFDFPLLTEVGKGTAQGDLQAGEAVSASEESEDAVKPGETVSAPEKNETTKPGDKDIPVQDACRNTEKVEPDEKQ, from the coding sequence TTGGCTAAGAAAGGTAGACGACATTCTATATATAAGAGCACCGCTTTGGCCGCCTTCGCATCAGTGATGGTGGCTTTCGGTATTTTGAGCTTTGTTTATTACGGCATCATGAATGATCGTGTCAGTCGTCTCCAGAGCAGCCGTGTATATACTTTAGCTACGACCTTACGTGATGAAATTGAGAAGGTCTATAGCGAGAACACTAGCCGGTTGACCTTGAATGACCGCATTGATTTGCTGGCCAAATCATCGCATGCAATTATTTGGCTGGTGCGATCTGACGGTATTATTATTCATGCTTCAGAACTGCCGACTAAAGTCATCGCAAACTGTCAGAATCTTGGGGGCGGTTTGTATCAATTGCCGGACAAATATATCGGAAGCAATATTTCATCTAGGGATGGTGTAGTGCTGCAAAACAGCGAGTACACGAAATTGTTCAGTAGCAAAGGGCTGGAATGGATTACGGCTATGTTGCCGGTTAGCAATGATCACGATACTTCAACAGCCCAGGCGATTTTGCAGGTGCATTTGCCTTCGCTCGATCAATATAATTTACACTGGTTTTTGACCAATGGCTTTGGCATAGCTTTTCTGGTGGCGTTAATTATTTCAGTCGCTTTGACCTTGATTTTGATGAATTATCTGACCCTGCCGTTGGAGGCCTTGGTCGACGCGGCTAACAAAGTGATGTTGGGTGATTATTCGGTTCGGGTATGTTACAGCGATATGGATACATTTGATACGCTAGATAACGCCGGGAGCGAAGGCGATGACGTGATGAAACTCATGCTAACTTTTAATGCCATGGTCGCCAGACTGGAAGCGGTAAGCGGTGAACAGCGCGATATGATAAGCTGTATTTCTCATGATATGAAAACGCCGTTGACATCAATTATCGGCTTTACCGAAGGTATTTTGGACGGCACCATTCCGTACGGGCGGCAGGAGAAATATTTGCGTATAATTCAGCAGGAAGCTTTGCGGCTCAAAAATCTGCTCGCAGATATGAATCAGGAAGTTTTAATTGAAAATAGTGTCTCAAACAATTTCAACGACTTTGATATTAATGCGGTGTTTGTCAGGACGATCAATTCTTTGGAAAATCAGTTGCGAGAAAAAAATCTCTCAGTTGAGATGCAGCTTGAAGGTAAAAATGAAGCCCCGTTGTTTGTGACCGGCGATGTGGAGCAGATAAGTCGAGTTGTGTATAATCTCATTTCCAATGCAACGAAATTTTGTCGTAACAATGATCTTGTGCGTGTCAGCACGGCCTATCCGGAAGGTGCGATGTTCGTTACTTGCACCGTTGAGGATTCTGGCCCGGGTGTTCCGCCGGATAAGCGTAATCAGGTCTTCGCTCGTTTCTATAAGCTGGACAAATCACGTGGTAATCGGGAAGGCAGTGGGTTAGGTTTATATATTTGTAGGAAAATATTGGCCAAGCATGGGCAGCAAATTTATGTGACGCAAAGCAATGATCTGGGTGGCGCGAAATTTGTATTTACTTTGCCGGCGGCCGGCGATCAGCAGCATATCAAAGACGATAAGGCTAAAACCTCCAGACGTCTCTTTTTCAGCCGGCACGATGGGTTCTCTACTGATGCTTTTGATTTTCCGCTTTTGACCGAAGTCGGCAAAGGCACAGCTCAAGGTGATTTGCAAGCGGGTGAAGCGGTGTCAGCCTCAGAGGAAAGTGAAGATGCCGTAAAGCCGGGTGAAACAGTTTCTGCTCCGGAGAAAAACGAGACCACAAAACCTGGGGATAAGGATATTCCCGTTCAGGACGCCTGTAGGAATACGGAGAAAGTTGAGCCTGATGAAAAGCAATAA
- the recG gene encoding ATP-dependent DNA helicase RecG encodes MKPTNSAPEAITANRKIDPVGSVTQLAGVSAKRAALMARLNINTCRDLLNYWPRRYEDWATLSTLADIEPEQEVTVLARCITMPHLQYKGKLSYLRVGLADASDQLGVIWFNQPYLETQLDIDKVYLFHGTISKNRPLSLQNPAFTPVPELAEAPLNTIKPSALANTFIRPVYPLTAGLTQGVLRNLIRQCLTAMREQLEREDYLPLKMRQRQHLTTYVYAVEHIHFPTCLEDYTIARERLVFEELFFMQLGLQLLKKRRLNGQTAPIINLDKTAETKYQAVVNALPYRLTKAQIAALQDISTDLAVGIPMDRLVQGDVGSGKTIVAALALYRTVLAGYQGLLMAPTGILAEQHYNNISSLLTPYGIKVALLTGKTKGAAKRQITQALSTGEIDLLIGTQAILNDNLQMLHPGLVVTDEQHRFGVNQRLAMIKRQDEQRPHVLVMSATPIPRSLALVLYGDLSISIIDELPPGRLPIKTYTVGSADLERAYALIHKLLRLGQQAYVICPLKADTGHSESFAATELGEELKNKVFPEFTIGLLHGAMKENEKQTVMADFKNGKINILVSTTVVEVGVDNPNATVLLVMNAERFGLAQLHQLRGRVGRGKLQSYCLLHSDRQQGTARERLVQMCHSNDGYQLAEADLRLRGPGDFFGVRQHGLPEFKLANLYEDAGILARAGREVQQILAEDDGRHEKNFALYQQALTERLGEIFTGGGI; translated from the coding sequence ATGAAACCAACAAATTCAGCCCCTGAGGCCATTACCGCGAACCGCAAGATTGACCCGGTCGGGTCAGTCACCCAACTCGCCGGTGTTTCAGCCAAACGAGCTGCACTTATGGCCAGGTTAAACATTAATACTTGTCGTGATTTGCTGAACTATTGGCCGCGCCGATATGAAGACTGGGCGACTTTGTCTACCTTGGCCGACATCGAACCTGAACAGGAAGTTACGGTTTTGGCACGGTGCATAACCATGCCTCACCTACAATACAAAGGCAAACTATCTTATTTGCGCGTTGGTCTGGCCGATGCTAGCGACCAACTTGGCGTGATCTGGTTTAATCAACCATATTTGGAAACACAACTTGATATAGATAAAGTATATTTGTTTCACGGGACAATCAGCAAAAACCGTCCGCTATCCTTGCAAAATCCCGCTTTTACTCCCGTGCCGGAACTTGCCGAAGCCCCTTTAAACACCATCAAACCCTCGGCTCTGGCCAATACCTTCATCCGCCCGGTTTACCCACTCACCGCCGGCTTGACGCAAGGTGTATTACGCAATTTAATCCGTCAATGCCTGACCGCCATGCGCGAGCAACTTGAGCGCGAAGACTATTTGCCCTTAAAAATGAGGCAGCGACAGCATTTAACGACCTATGTATACGCAGTGGAACATATTCATTTCCCGACTTGCCTTGAAGATTATACAATTGCTCGCGAACGCCTTGTTTTTGAAGAACTCTTTTTCATGCAACTTGGCTTGCAATTGTTGAAAAAACGTCGCCTAAACGGGCAAACCGCCCCGATAATCAATCTGGATAAAACGGCCGAGACGAAGTATCAGGCGGTAGTGAACGCTTTACCTTATCGATTAACTAAAGCCCAGATCGCCGCCTTACAAGACATCAGCACAGATCTGGCTGTCGGGATTCCGATGGACCGGCTGGTTCAGGGTGATGTCGGTTCAGGCAAAACAATTGTTGCCGCGTTAGCTTTGTATCGCACCGTTTTGGCCGGCTACCAAGGACTTTTGATGGCTCCTACCGGAATTTTGGCTGAACAGCATTACAATAATATCAGCAGCTTGTTGACCCCTTACGGCATAAAGGTCGCCCTGTTGACCGGAAAAACAAAGGGGGCGGCTAAACGTCAAATAACCCAAGCTTTAAGTACGGGAGAAATAGATTTGCTTATAGGCACTCAGGCGATTTTGAATGACAATTTGCAAATGTTGCATCCCGGTCTTGTTGTTACCGATGAACAGCACCGTTTCGGGGTTAACCAGCGGTTGGCCATGATCAAGCGGCAGGACGAGCAAAGACCCCATGTTTTGGTAATGTCTGCAACGCCGATTCCCCGCTCTTTGGCACTGGTTTTATACGGCGATTTGTCAATTTCAATTATAGATGAGTTGCCACCGGGACGTTTGCCGATCAAGACTTATACGGTGGGGAGCGCAGATCTGGAGCGAGCTTACGCTTTAATCCATAAATTATTACGCCTGGGACAACAAGCCTATGTGATTTGTCCGTTAAAAGCCGACACCGGACATAGTGAAAGCTTTGCCGCGACGGAACTGGGGGAAGAGCTAAAAAATAAAGTTTTCCCTGAATTTACGATCGGACTTTTGCACGGAGCGATGAAGGAAAATGAAAAACAGACGGTCATGGCCGATTTTAAAAACGGAAAGATCAATATTTTGGTCAGTACGACCGTTGTTGAAGTAGGTGTTGATAATCCAAACGCCACTGTTTTATTGGTAATGAATGCGGAACGTTTTGGCTTAGCTCAATTGCACCAGCTACGCGGCCGCGTCGGACGGGGAAAATTGCAGTCTTATTGCCTTTTGCATAGTGATCGGCAACAGGGTACGGCGCGCGAGCGGTTGGTTCAGATGTGCCACAGTAATGATGGTTATCAACTGGCGGAAGCTGATTTGCGTTTGCGTGGCCCCGGCGACTTTTTTGGCGTGCGACAACACGGACTGCCGGAGTTCAAGTTGGCCAATCTATATGAGGATGCAGGTATTTTGGCGCGAGCCGGCCGCGAGGTACAGCAAATTTTGGCTGAAGACGACGGACGACACGAGAAAAATTTTGCGCTTTATCAGCAGGCTCTTACTGAACGCTTAGGCGAAATTTTTACCGGTGGAGGAATATAA
- the coaD gene encoding pantetheine-phosphate adenylyltransferase, which translates to MRTLVYPGTFDPFTNGHLDIARRAAGLCDRLIVAVLTNYQKNPLFTLAERCAMVQACIDSEADRDKIKVIPYDGLLVNFMREKGAKAIVRGLRSESDFRFEAEMAAANRLLWPEFESILLSCRPDLAFTSSSIVREVAAYSGDISGMVPAQIQAVVRSKCCVRKGKLEGGRRG; encoded by the coding sequence ATGCGAACCTTAGTTTACCCCGGCACTTTCGACCCGTTTACCAACGGACATCTGGACATAGCCCGCCGGGCGGCAGGACTGTGCGATCGGCTGATTGTGGCTGTCCTGACCAATTATCAAAAAAATCCGTTGTTTACTTTGGCGGAGCGGTGTGCGATGGTGCAAGCCTGTATTGATTCCGAGGCGGATCGGGATAAAATAAAAGTAATTCCCTATGACGGGCTGCTGGTCAATTTCATGCGTGAAAAAGGGGCCAAGGCAATAGTCCGTGGCTTACGAAGCGAGTCGGATTTCCGCTTTGAGGCGGAAATGGCGGCGGCCAACCGGTTGCTTTGGCCGGAGTTTGAGTCGATTTTGCTCAGCTGCCGACCTGATTTGGCTTTTACCAGTTCGTCAATAGTGCGGGAAGTAGCTGCTTACAGTGGTGATATAAGTGGTATGGTGCCGGCGCAGATTCAAGCGGTGGTGCGGTCAAAATGTTGTGTCAGGAAAGGGAAATTAGAGGGTGGCCGACGTGGGTAA
- the nrdR gene encoding transcriptional regulator NrdR, which translates to MRCPFCSHDEDRVIDSRPAEDGAAIRRRRECLSCNRRYTTYEKIESTPLLVIKKDGTREPFSREKLTRGLLRSFEKRPVTSEELDQIVSRIEAVPRNKLCKEIRSEEIGELVLQELRQLDEVAYVRFASVYRRFEDVDSFLRELKALRPDDGTKE; encoded by the coding sequence ATGCGTTGTCCGTTTTGTTCTCATGACGAAGACCGAGTTATTGATTCACGCCCTGCCGAAGATGGTGCAGCGATTCGGCGCCGCCGCGAATGCCTGAGCTGCAATCGTCGGTACACTACATATGAAAAGATTGAAAGTACTCCATTGTTGGTGATCAAGAAAGACGGTACTCGTGAGCCTTTTTCGCGCGAAAAATTGACCCGTGGCCTGTTGCGTTCTTTCGAAAAAAGGCCGGTAACTTCGGAAGAATTAGATCAGATAGTCAGCCGAATTGAGGCAGTACCGCGCAATAAGCTTTGCAAAGAGATACGCTCAGAAGAAATAGGCGAATTGGTTTTGCAGGAATTACGTCAGTTGGATGAAGTTGCCTACGTCCGTTTCGCTTCAGTATACCGTCGGTTTGAGGATGTGGATTCATTTTTGCGTGAACTCAAAGCATTGCGCCCGGATGACGGAACTAAGGAATGA
- a CDS encoding D-alanine--D-alanine ligase family protein — translation MNTVAVIFGGVSTEHLVSCRSAFYVINALKELKYDVLPLGITKAGDWLPLLVEPEVLLTEGWEQAAYKAWHKKHARGLKIKEVFNPRRFFTYFFGKNPEVIFPAVHGINCEDGTLQGFLNMTDIPYVGSGVLASALGMNKIFAKQIWAANKLPVVPYYVVTRDDLAKDSIGLPETSAAVEKVLTYPIFLKPASGGSSVGTFKAGNRSELVAALGEVSKFDREILLEQYIPARELEVAVLGNLQPQAPMVGEILMQADVAFYDYETKYFAAGASSLALPADLPTDLAERILNLAQKAYKVLGCKGMARVDFFLDRCSGALYLNEINSLPGFTATSLYPQAWAKAGINLPALVDQLCRLAIAEHQAGRRVETI, via the coding sequence ATGAATACAGTTGCAGTAATTTTCGGCGGCGTTTCAACGGAACACTTAGTTTCGTGTCGTTCCGCTTTTTACGTTATCAATGCTTTAAAAGAACTTAAATATGATGTGTTGCCGCTGGGCATTACCAAAGCGGGGGATTGGTTGCCGTTGCTGGTCGAACCGGAGGTGCTACTTACGGAGGGTTGGGAGCAGGCGGCTTATAAAGCGTGGCACAAAAAGCACGCGCGAGGCCTGAAAATTAAGGAAGTATTTAATCCGCGGCGTTTTTTTACCTACTTTTTCGGCAAAAATCCCGAGGTGATTTTCCCGGCCGTTCATGGTATCAATTGTGAAGATGGAACATTACAAGGATTTTTAAACATGACAGATATTCCTTATGTTGGCTCCGGCGTGTTGGCTTCGGCTTTAGGCATGAACAAAATTTTTGCCAAACAAATTTGGGCGGCAAATAAATTGCCGGTGGTGCCATATTACGTGGTTACTCGTGACGACTTAGCTAAAGACAGCATAGGCTTGCCGGAAACTTCCGCCGCCGTGGAAAAGGTTTTGACCTATCCAATTTTTTTGAAACCGGCTTCGGGTGGCTCGTCTGTCGGTACTTTTAAGGCGGGAAATCGTTCTGAGTTGGTTGCCGCACTTGGTGAAGTGAGCAAGTTTGATCGTGAAATCCTTTTGGAGCAATATATTCCGGCGCGAGAACTTGAAGTCGCGGTTTTGGGTAATTTGCAGCCGCAAGCGCCGATGGTCGGCGAAATTTTGATGCAGGCGGACGTGGCTTTTTATGATTATGAGACGAAATATTTTGCGGCTGGAGCTTCGTCCTTGGCCTTGCCTGCGGATCTCCCGACTGATTTGGCGGAGCGAATTTTAAATTTGGCACAAAAGGCCTACAAAGTATTGGGTTGTAAGGGAATGGCCAGAGTCGACTTTTTCCTCGACCGTTGCAGTGGGGCGTTGTACTTGAATGAAATCAATTCTTTGCCCGGTTTCACAGCTACAAGTCTGTATCCGCAGGCATGGGCAAAAGCCGGGATAAATTTGCCGGCGTTGGTTGATCAGCTTTGTCGTTTGGCTATTGCCGAGCATCAGGCCGGGCGGCGAGTTGAAACTATCTGA